A single region of the Enterococcus mundtii genome encodes:
- a CDS encoding DNA internalization-related competence protein ComEC/Rec2, producing the protein MRNRYAFDAVKYLKGSRTSGQFHGTDFQVLPSTMGGVTLFRDLRGKAINYVKKRYPEKIGMYINALLYGYRDASFRESESIFKATGLLHLFAVSGMHVHYYLGFLYYLFRRSGCLLSITILPLTLLTVGYILLAGGSFSVVRAGSLFMLKLILKLAAIKLSTLDCFSLNLWLLLLFDPLILLQMGAQLSIWMSLLFLTFSHSSKGWNNRLFYLFQTSAIQLPLSAWYFYEWSFLGGLFTTLGIPLFQYVLLPGVIILFLAGNILPQSLLEILESCLILFEDFLSCFDFSTLTIGQPAFYFVLLSIVVLLLLFESVTIPPWKKIIYSLSLLLSYFLIPLLDASTTITFIDVGQGDSILLKSPMKQEVILIDTGGRLNVETEAWQQRITRPYAENNIVPYLKGQGITTITKLFLTHNDTDHIGELETLSSHFTIEKIYIGWGAAKEPKFRERLIKISQLGTKIIEVRQGDRISACFDLYVLMPSKEGQGKNEDSVVLWFAYKKQRFLLLGDLDQEGELDLLNAYPTLRAEVVKLGHHGSRSSSHPMFLAALQPKMGILSNGLDNRYGHPHPEVLETLESLESAVYRTDKNGAITFYWHPIWTKNGRLHKMID; encoded by the coding sequence CTGCGTAATCGTTATGCATTTGATGCGGTCAAATATCTGAAGGGATCACGAACCAGTGGTCAGTTTCATGGAACTGATTTTCAAGTCCTGCCTTCAACAATGGGAGGGGTGACTCTATTTCGTGACCTCCGTGGCAAAGCAATCAATTATGTAAAAAAACGCTATCCTGAAAAAATAGGGATGTATATCAACGCGTTACTTTACGGTTATCGTGATGCTTCTTTTCGCGAATCCGAATCAATTTTTAAAGCCACTGGGTTACTGCATCTATTCGCAGTTTCTGGGATGCATGTCCACTATTATTTAGGATTTTTGTATTATCTTTTTCGACGAAGTGGCTGTCTTTTGTCTATTACGATTCTTCCACTGACATTGCTTACAGTGGGGTATATCCTATTAGCTGGAGGCTCATTTTCTGTGGTTAGAGCAGGGAGCTTATTTATGTTGAAGCTTATACTTAAATTGGCAGCAATCAAACTATCTACGCTTGATTGCTTTTCTTTGAATCTATGGTTGCTTTTATTGTTCGATCCATTAATCCTGCTTCAAATGGGCGCGCAATTAAGTATATGGATGAGTTTATTGTTTTTGACATTTTCTCACTCATCAAAAGGTTGGAACAATCGTTTATTCTATTTATTCCAAACAAGTGCAATCCAATTACCTTTAAGTGCTTGGTATTTCTATGAGTGGTCGTTTTTAGGTGGCCTATTCACGACACTTGGTATTCCATTATTCCAATACGTCCTTCTTCCAGGGGTGATCATTCTCTTTTTAGCAGGCAACATCCTTCCGCAGTCCTTATTAGAAATCCTCGAATCGTGTTTGATTCTCTTTGAAGACTTCCTCTCTTGTTTTGATTTCTCCACACTGACGATCGGGCAACCCGCTTTTTATTTCGTTTTATTGAGTATTGTCGTCCTCTTACTTTTGTTTGAGAGCGTAACGATTCCGCCATGGAAAAAAATCATTTATTCATTATCACTCCTCCTCAGTTATTTCTTGATACCATTACTTGATGCCTCGACTACGATCACCTTTATCGATGTCGGACAAGGCGACAGTATCCTACTAAAAAGTCCGATGAAACAAGAAGTGATTTTAATCGATACTGGGGGCAGATTAAATGTTGAAACAGAAGCGTGGCAGCAACGTATTACTCGTCCTTATGCAGAAAATAATATCGTTCCGTATTTAAAAGGACAAGGGATCACCACGATCACAAAACTATTTCTCACACATAATGACACTGATCATATCGGAGAATTAGAGACACTCTCGTCACATTTCACCATTGAAAAGATATATATTGGTTGGGGCGCTGCCAAAGAGCCAAAGTTTCGCGAACGATTGATAAAAATTAGTCAGTTAGGAACCAAGATCATAGAAGTCAGGCAAGGAGATCGAATATCTGCTTGCTTTGACTTGTACGTTTTGATGCCAAGTAAAGAAGGGCAAGGAAAAAATGAAGATTCAGTGGTTCTCTGGTTCGCATATAAGAAGCAGCGCTTTTTATTACTGGGGGATTTGGATCAAGAAGGGGAACTCGACCTGTTGAATGCTTACCCAACATTAAGGGCGGAGGTCGTGAAACTAGGACATCATGGGAGTCGTAGTTCGAGTCATCCTATGTTTTTGGCTGCTTTACAACCGAAGATGGGGATTTTATCTAACGGGCTTGACAATCGCTATGGCCATCCACATCCTGAAGTCCTTGAAACGTTAGAAAGCTTAGAGAGTGCAGTTTATCGAACAGATAAAAATGGAGCGATCACTTTTTATTGGCATCCTATTTGGACAAAAAATGGCCGACTTCATAAAATGATAGACTAG
- a CDS encoding YlbF family regulator, producing MIINEELFELEDQCHQLVQTIVTSKMMEQYLKTKKEMETSINVNQLKNDFIVSRQAFEEISPYGKYIPEFREKQRTVRQAKRQLDLNEEVAAFRISETELQKILDSIGKQLAHTISTEIKISAGSPFFEKSEGCGGNCHGHRK from the coding sequence GTGATAATCAATGAGGAGTTGTTTGAACTGGAGGACCAGTGTCATCAGCTTGTTCAAACGATTGTAACAAGTAAAATGATGGAACAATATCTCAAAACTAAAAAAGAGATGGAAACTTCTATCAACGTCAACCAGTTAAAAAATGATTTTATTGTAAGCAGACAAGCATTTGAAGAAATTTCACCTTATGGAAAGTACATTCCAGAGTTTCGTGAAAAACAACGAACTGTACGCCAAGCCAAAAGGCAGTTGGATCTAAATGAGGAAGTAGCAGCTTTTCGAATAAGTGAAACAGAATTACAAAAGATACTAGATTCCATTGGAAAACAACTTGCACATACGATTTCGACGGAGATCAAAATCAGTGCAGGTAGTCCATTTTTTGAAAAAAGTGAAGGGTGCGGAGGAAACTGCCATGGACATAGAAAATAA
- a CDS encoding CAP-associated domain-containing protein, whose protein sequence is MKRLGLFIATLLFVTSALYLEPVVFPPKLETSTQDQQLIGNQNQVTSWKYQELNATGFSTYIGRSVTELEAEIGSPKDRLTSGFGFEIRYYQDPIQQIVLEANIQNDRVEAIKVLNANATSLTPFAVGMTMQDLTEITTIFPNFTFEYEETEVGIELTEEDMNYRPLIAFDNGTFAMLFFDQDTGGLFSTVYLNKKSLLKLMPYQVFGEGLPHYEMDSSADWESINQSRERVITRVLTRLRQEAELPDYHYSPDFMIQTNVLLTDFIEKPEEWLAENRLAEWQMATQTSQTTVKFTLSNDEINRLVEKRQLDQTTGIFMHPIIDPTFSVLLLYTDPYYHDRFLEKEPTQLGVAFSKENMLVLMKEKEETSESSDNQ, encoded by the coding sequence TTGAAACGACTAGGTCTATTTATAGCAACACTACTATTCGTCACGTCGGCTTTATATTTGGAGCCAGTAGTGTTCCCTCCCAAACTTGAAACATCCACGCAAGACCAACAACTGATAGGAAATCAAAATCAGGTAACGTCTTGGAAATACCAGGAGCTAAATGCGACTGGCTTTTCTACATATATTGGTCGATCAGTCACCGAATTAGAAGCAGAGATTGGTTCACCTAAAGATCGTTTGACGAGCGGATTCGGCTTTGAGATCAGATATTATCAAGATCCAATTCAACAAATCGTACTTGAAGCAAATATACAAAATGACCGAGTAGAGGCTATCAAAGTTTTAAATGCGAACGCAACTAGTTTGACACCATTTGCCGTTGGCATGACTATGCAGGATCTGACAGAGATTACAACGATTTTTCCGAACTTCACATTTGAGTATGAAGAGACAGAAGTCGGAATCGAGTTAACTGAAGAAGACATGAATTATCGTCCCTTGATTGCTTTTGATAACGGTACATTTGCGATGCTTTTCTTTGATCAAGACACAGGTGGATTATTTTCAACAGTTTATTTAAATAAGAAAAGCTTATTGAAATTAATGCCTTACCAGGTCTTTGGAGAGGGATTGCCCCACTACGAAATGGATAGTTCAGCAGACTGGGAAAGTATCAATCAATCAAGAGAGCGTGTCATCACTCGAGTATTGACGAGATTACGCCAAGAAGCTGAACTGCCTGATTATCATTACTCTCCAGATTTTATGATCCAAACGAATGTACTGTTAACAGACTTTATCGAAAAACCAGAAGAATGGTTGGCAGAAAATCGTTTGGCAGAGTGGCAAATGGCAACACAGACTTCGCAAACTACAGTTAAATTTACGTTGTCAAATGATGAAATCAATCGCTTAGTGGAAAAACGACAATTAGATCAAACAACTGGGATTTTCATGCATCCAATCATTGATCCGACTTTTTCAGTGTTATTGTTATATACTGATCCTTATTATCATGATCGATTCTTGGAAAAAGAACCAACACAGTTAGGCGTTGCGTTTTCGAAAGAAAACATGTTAGTCTTAATGAAGGAAAAAGAGGAGACTAGTGAAAGCAGTGATAATCAATGA
- the coaD gene encoding pantetheine-phosphate adenylyltransferase, which translates to MRRALFPGSFDPLTMGHLDTIERAAKLFDEVIIGIFINTSKKTLFTAEERLELITQAVAHLENVRVIHQETQLTVTTAKELGIQALVRGVRSFKDFEYERDIAQMNHHLSPELETVLFMAKPEYSHISSSMLKEVLYFGGDVSTYLPTVINEALARKRESDAE; encoded by the coding sequence ATGAGAAGAGCTTTATTTCCAGGGAGTTTCGACCCATTGACTATGGGACATTTAGACACGATCGAACGAGCTGCGAAGTTGTTTGATGAAGTGATCATCGGTATCTTTATCAATACATCAAAAAAAACATTGTTCACGGCTGAGGAACGCTTGGAATTGATCACACAAGCAGTCGCACACTTAGAAAATGTCCGAGTGATCCACCAAGAGACACAGTTGACAGTGACGACGGCAAAAGAACTAGGTATTCAAGCGCTGGTTCGAGGTGTTCGCAGCTTCAAAGATTTTGAATATGAACGTGACATTGCGCAAATGAATCATCATTTGAGTCCTGAATTGGAGACGGTGCTTTTTATGGCAAAACCAGAGTATAGCCATATCAGCTCAAGTATGCTTAAAGAGGTTCTTTATTTTGGTGGGGACGTGAGCACCTATTTACCTACTGTGATCAACGAAGCATTAGCTAGAAAGCGTGAAAGTGATGCAGAATAA
- a CDS encoding helix-hairpin-helix domain-containing protein — translation MKKIVQEIFDSPKRFILFFICSVSVSMIVGVVLYRQIGPTKINEASNVPLLTATSSDSYQKTATTGTTTNDPIMYVDVKGNVHRPGIYAFTDEERVFDIIEKAGGLTAHADEKQINFAAKVSDQQVLYIPQVGEEMPQLVEEVKEKEQPEEKKVNLNTASLAELQELPGIGAMKAQEIINYRETNGSFQTIESLKEISGFGEKTVEKLKNFVTIIE, via the coding sequence ATGAAGAAAATAGTTCAAGAAATCTTTGATTCGCCAAAACGTTTCATTCTATTTTTTATATGCAGTGTATCAGTTAGTATGATAGTAGGAGTGGTCTTATACCGTCAGATCGGTCCAACTAAGATCAATGAAGCTAGTAACGTACCGTTGCTAACTGCTACAAGCTCGGATAGTTACCAAAAGACTGCGACAACCGGAACAACGACAAACGACCCAATTATGTATGTAGACGTGAAAGGCAATGTCCATCGGCCAGGAATATACGCATTTACCGACGAGGAACGTGTATTTGATATCATTGAAAAAGCAGGAGGATTGACTGCACACGCTGATGAAAAACAAATCAATTTTGCTGCAAAAGTTTCGGACCAACAAGTGCTATATATTCCCCAAGTTGGCGAAGAGATGCCTCAGTTAGTTGAGGAAGTAAAGGAAAAAGAACAGCCAGAGGAAAAGAAAGTCAATCTTAATACTGCCAGCCTTGCTGAATTACAGGAGCTTCCAGGAATCGGGGCAATGAAAGCACAAGAGATCATCAATTATCGCGAAACCAACGGTTCCTTCCAAACAATTGAAAGTTTGAAAGAAATATCGGGATTTGGCGAAAAGACAGTTGAAAAACTGAAAAACTTCGTTACAATTATAGAATAA
- the rsmD gene encoding 16S rRNA (guanine(966)-N(2))-methyltransferase RsmD produces the protein MRVISGDYGGRRLKSLAGPNTRPTSDKVKESIFNMIGPYFNGEVVLDLYSGSGGLAIEAVSRGCSYAICVEKNYQALKIIKENIEITKEPNKFNTMKLDADKAIESLAKEDQKIDILFLDPPYAKQKIVDQIKRMEELALFQDAALIVCETDKSVELPETIGNFQQIKQQTYGISAVTIYRKEEI, from the coding sequence ATGCGAGTAATTTCAGGAGATTACGGCGGTCGCCGTTTAAAAAGTTTAGCAGGGCCAAATACTCGACCGACGTCTGATAAAGTCAAAGAGTCGATATTCAACATGATCGGTCCTTATTTTAATGGAGAGGTCGTTTTGGATCTTTACTCAGGAAGCGGGGGTCTAGCGATCGAAGCAGTTTCCAGAGGCTGTAGCTACGCAATCTGCGTGGAGAAAAACTATCAAGCACTAAAAATAATCAAAGAAAATATTGAAATCACTAAAGAACCGAACAAATTCAATACAATGAAATTAGATGCTGATAAAGCGATTGAGTCACTGGCGAAAGAAGATCAAAAGATTGATATTCTATTTTTAGATCCACCTTATGCTAAACAAAAAATCGTCGATCAAATTAAACGTATGGAAGAATTGGCTCTTTTTCAGGATGCTGCCTTGATCGTATGCGAAACAGATAAGTCAGTGGAGCTTCCTGAGACAATAGGAAATTTTCAACAAATCAAACAGCAGACCTATGGCATCTCTGCGGTGACCATTTATAGAAAAGAGGAAATATAA
- a CDS encoding YlbG family protein gives MDIENKKFEQTHRRGLVVWVYSLKQLKNLRKFGLVHYVSRKMKYVIMYLNEDNYEQTEERIKKLHFVRNVERSYRPDIEMNFAEKIGKKADTKEEGFEIEELNTKIRLADHVF, from the coding sequence ATGGACATAGAAAATAAAAAATTTGAACAAACACATCGGCGAGGGTTAGTCGTGTGGGTATATAGTTTAAAACAATTGAAAAATCTTCGCAAATTTGGATTAGTGCATTATGTCTCTCGTAAAATGAAGTATGTGATCATGTATTTAAATGAAGACAACTATGAACAAACGGAAGAAAGGATCAAGAAATTACATTTCGTACGAAATGTCGAACGTTCTTATCGACCAGATATCGAAATGAATTTTGCTGAAAAAATCGGCAAAAAGGCGGACACAAAAGAAGAAGGCTTCGAGATCGAAGAATTAAACACCAAGATCCGCTTAGCTGATCACGTTTTCTAG
- a CDS encoding SepM family pheromone-processing serine protease, whose amino-acid sequence MQNKKWWKTLSVILLGTLLAGFVIVPLPYYVEAPGATIDLKDMITVNDQEDKESGSFSLTSVGIRRATGFGVVSALLSDFKDVISEEELTGGATNEEYNQMQKYYMESSQNAAIEQALKLANIPYTMEFKGVYVMGVEKNSSFYKKLSVGDTVTKVDGMSFKSAEEFMKYVKGQEVGQVVTITFIHNGKEEEASGKLIELSTDKKPGIGITLTDHTEIATDTEVAINSGSIGGPSAGLMFTLEIYEQLTHKNIRKGKKIAGTGTINSAGEVGRIGGIDKKVASADEAGMNIFFAPDDTISEEVKKENPDIKTNYEEAKAAAKKLNTSMKIVPVKTVQDALEYLENMK is encoded by the coding sequence ATGCAGAATAAGAAATGGTGGAAAACATTATCCGTAATCCTTTTAGGTACGTTATTAGCAGGCTTTGTCATTGTTCCTTTACCCTATTATGTGGAGGCTCCAGGTGCCACAATTGATCTTAAAGATATGATCACAGTCAATGATCAAGAAGATAAAGAATCAGGCTCTTTCTCTCTCACTTCTGTAGGAATCAGAAGAGCAACAGGATTTGGTGTCGTCTCCGCACTGCTGTCAGATTTCAAAGATGTTATCAGTGAAGAAGAGTTGACTGGTGGAGCGACAAATGAAGAATATAATCAGATGCAAAAATATTATATGGAATCCTCACAAAATGCCGCCATCGAGCAAGCCTTGAAACTAGCGAATATTCCGTATACGATGGAATTCAAAGGTGTCTATGTCATGGGCGTCGAAAAAAATTCGAGTTTTTACAAGAAACTATCTGTTGGCGATACAGTCACGAAAGTAGATGGGATGAGTTTCAAGAGTGCGGAAGAATTTATGAAGTACGTGAAAGGACAGGAAGTAGGACAGGTTGTCACAATCACCTTCATCCACAATGGCAAAGAAGAAGAAGCTTCAGGTAAACTGATCGAGTTATCGACAGATAAAAAACCAGGAATCGGGATCACGTTGACCGACCATACAGAAATCGCCACAGACACAGAAGTGGCAATCAATTCTGGTTCAATCGGTGGCCCTTCAGCAGGCTTGATGTTTACTTTGGAGATCTATGAACAGTTGACCCATAAAAACATCCGTAAAGGGAAAAAAATAGCCGGTACAGGGACAATCAATAGTGCAGGTGAAGTGGGACGAATCGGTGGAATCGATAAAAAAGTGGCAAGTGCAGACGAAGCAGGAATGAATATCTTTTTTGCGCCAGATGATACGATTTCTGAGGAAGTGAAAAAAGAAAATCCAGATATCAAAACGAACTATGAAGAAGCCAAAGCTGCGGCTAAAAAACTCAATACATCGATGAAGATCGTTCCGGTCAAAACAGTGCAAGATGCCTTAGAGTATCTTGAGAACATGAAATAA
- a CDS encoding pyruvate carboxylase: MRKVLVANRGEIAVRVFRACTELGIQTVGVYAEEDEYSVHRFKADEAYLVGKGKRPIDAYLDIEGILEIAKASGADAIHPGYGLLSENLHFATRCKEEGITFVGPELHHLDIFGDKIKAKTAAIEAGIASIPGTDGPVESIEEVLSFAERHGYPVMIKAALGGGGRGMRVAYDEKGAREGYERAKSEAKAAFGSDEVYVEKYIADPKHIEVQILGDTHGNIIHLFERDCSVQRRHQKVVEVAPCVSMNEQQRQRICQAAVQLMKHVGYVNAGTVEFLVENDEFYFIEVNPRVQVEHTITEMITDVDIVTTQLLIAQGKDLHKEIGLPQQSEIKIKGSAIQCRITTEDPLSNFLPDTGKIDTYRSPGGMGVRLDVGNAYAGYIVTPYFDSLLVKVCTHAADFATAIQKMERCLREFRIRGVKTNIPFMLNVILHPEFQSGQAKTTFIDSTNELFDFPRLRDRGNKTMKYIGEITVNGFPGIERGEKPYYDAPRMPKELITRPDYITAKNVLDKDGASALVDWVKQQENVLLTDTTFRDAHQSLLATRVRTKDFKEIARLTGEGLPELFSSEMWGGATFDVAYRFLNEDPWKRLRKIRSLMPNTLLQMLFRGSNAVGYSNYPDNVIAEFIKEAATQGIDVFRIFDSLNWVPQMEKSIQAVRDTGKIAEATICYTGDINDPSRAKYNVQYYKDMAKELEQLGAHLIAIKDMAGLLKPQAAYRLISELKATTDLPIHLHTHDTSGNGIITYSAATKAGVDIVDVAMSAMSGNTSQPSMSSLYYALVNGPRVPEINIENAQQLNHYWEDVRMYYKPFENGLNAPETEVYMHEMPGGQYSNLQQQAKAVGLGHRWDDIKKMYHTVNLMFGDIVKVTPSSKVVGDMALFMVQNELSEEDIYEKGETLSFPESVVTFFQGELGQPVGGFPEKLQKIILKGRPAITERPGLFAETVDFEKVKAELAKKIGYEPKQEEVLSYLMYPQVFLDYQTAYNQFGDVTLLDTPTFFQGIRLGETVNVQIEKGKILIIRLDEIGEPDIEGNRVLFFNLNGQRREITVKDTSIVSAVKTRRKAEPTNREQIGATMSGSVLDVLVKKGDTVKRGDTLMVTEAMKMETAIEAPFDGEIAHLYVVAGDPIASGDLLIEVTEK, encoded by the coding sequence ATGAGAAAAGTTTTGGTAGCTAACAGAGGAGAAATTGCTGTACGGGTATTTCGCGCGTGTACAGAATTAGGGATCCAAACTGTAGGTGTCTATGCAGAAGAAGATGAATATTCCGTTCATCGCTTTAAAGCGGATGAGGCATATCTAGTTGGTAAAGGAAAAAGACCGATAGATGCGTATCTTGATATTGAAGGGATTCTTGAGATTGCTAAGGCTAGTGGAGCGGACGCGATCCATCCCGGTTACGGATTATTATCTGAAAACTTACACTTTGCCACACGGTGCAAAGAAGAAGGCATCACTTTTGTTGGGCCAGAACTTCATCATCTTGATATTTTTGGCGATAAGATCAAAGCGAAAACAGCAGCAATCGAAGCTGGTATCGCATCGATCCCTGGGACAGATGGTCCAGTAGAGTCAATTGAAGAAGTTTTATCATTTGCTGAACGTCATGGCTATCCAGTGATGATCAAAGCAGCATTAGGCGGTGGCGGTCGTGGGATGCGTGTAGCATATGACGAAAAAGGCGCTCGTGAAGGATATGAACGTGCAAAAAGTGAAGCGAAAGCTGCTTTTGGTAGTGATGAAGTCTATGTTGAAAAGTATATCGCTGATCCGAAACACATCGAGGTCCAGATCTTAGGGGATACCCATGGAAACATCATCCATCTATTTGAACGGGATTGTTCAGTCCAGCGGCGTCATCAAAAAGTCGTAGAAGTCGCTCCTTGCGTTTCGATGAATGAGCAACAGCGTCAACGTATTTGTCAGGCTGCTGTCCAGTTGATGAAGCATGTGGGGTATGTCAATGCAGGGACAGTCGAATTTTTAGTGGAAAATGACGAATTTTATTTTATTGAAGTCAATCCACGTGTCCAAGTGGAGCATACGATCACTGAGATGATTACGGATGTCGATATCGTGACGACGCAATTATTGATTGCACAAGGAAAAGATCTGCATAAAGAAATCGGATTGCCACAGCAAAGTGAAATAAAAATCAAAGGTTCAGCCATCCAATGTCGGATCACAACGGAAGACCCATTGAGTAACTTTCTACCAGATACTGGTAAGATCGATACGTATCGCTCACCAGGTGGGATGGGCGTCCGCTTAGATGTAGGGAATGCCTATGCAGGTTACATCGTTACCCCATATTTTGATTCGCTTCTAGTAAAAGTTTGTACCCATGCGGCTGATTTTGCAACAGCGATCCAAAAAATGGAACGTTGCTTGAGAGAATTCCGTATCCGTGGAGTGAAAACAAATATTCCATTTATGTTGAATGTCATCTTGCACCCAGAATTTCAATCAGGACAAGCTAAAACGACGTTCATCGATAGTACCAATGAATTATTTGACTTCCCACGCTTACGTGACCGTGGAAATAAAACGATGAAATACATCGGAGAAATCACAGTAAATGGTTTCCCTGGCATTGAACGTGGTGAAAAACCATATTACGATGCACCACGTATGCCAAAAGAGCTGATCACTCGTCCGGATTATATCACAGCAAAAAATGTCTTAGACAAAGACGGCGCTTCTGCATTAGTGGATTGGGTCAAACAACAAGAAAATGTGTTATTGACAGATACCACGTTTAGAGATGCCCATCAAAGCTTATTGGCTACTCGTGTGCGCACAAAAGATTTCAAAGAAATCGCGCGATTGACTGGTGAAGGGCTTCCTGAGCTGTTTTCAAGCGAAATGTGGGGCGGTGCAACATTTGACGTCGCCTATCGTTTCTTGAATGAGGATCCATGGAAACGCCTGAGAAAGATTCGCTCCTTGATGCCAAATACTTTATTGCAAATGCTCTTTAGAGGATCGAATGCTGTCGGCTACTCCAACTACCCAGACAACGTGATCGCTGAATTTATCAAAGAAGCAGCGACACAAGGCATCGATGTCTTCCGGATCTTTGACAGTCTGAACTGGGTACCGCAAATGGAAAAGAGTATCCAAGCCGTTCGTGATACAGGGAAAATTGCAGAAGCGACGATTTGCTACACAGGTGATATCAATGATCCAAGTCGTGCGAAATACAATGTGCAATATTATAAGGACATGGCAAAAGAGCTGGAACAGTTAGGCGCTCATCTGATCGCAATCAAAGATATGGCAGGACTGTTGAAACCGCAAGCTGCTTATCGCTTGATCAGTGAACTGAAGGCGACAACGGATCTACCAATCCATTTACACACACATGATACGAGTGGCAATGGCATCATCACTTACTCAGCAGCAACTAAAGCGGGTGTCGATATCGTCGATGTAGCGATGAGTGCGATGAGTGGAAATACTAGCCAACCAAGTATGAGCAGTTTGTATTACGCTTTGGTCAATGGTCCACGTGTACCAGAAATCAATATTGAAAATGCGCAACAGTTGAATCACTATTGGGAAGATGTTCGCATGTATTACAAACCATTTGAGAATGGCTTGAATGCACCTGAAACTGAAGTTTATATGCACGAAATGCCAGGTGGACAATACTCGAACTTACAACAACAAGCCAAAGCAGTTGGCTTAGGTCATCGTTGGGATGATATCAAAAAAATGTACCACACAGTAAACTTGATGTTTGGTGATATCGTCAAAGTCACGCCTTCTTCTAAAGTTGTAGGCGATATGGCCTTGTTCATGGTCCAAAATGAGTTGAGCGAAGAAGACATTTACGAAAAAGGCGAGACATTGAGTTTCCCTGAATCAGTCGTTACCTTCTTCCAAGGTGAATTAGGCCAGCCAGTAGGCGGGTTCCCAGAAAAACTCCAAAAGATCATTTTGAAAGGTCGTCCAGCCATCACCGAACGTCCAGGATTGTTCGCTGAAACAGTAGACTTCGAAAAAGTCAAAGCAGAATTAGCTAAAAAGATCGGCTATGAACCAAAACAAGAAGAAGTCTTGAGTTACTTGATGTATCCACAAGTCTTCTTGGATTATCAGACCGCTTATAATCAATTTGGCGATGTCACATTACTGGATACACCGACTTTCTTCCAAGGGATTCGTTTAGGGGAAACGGTCAACGTTCAAATCGAAAAAGGCAAGATCCTGATCATTCGTTTAGACGAGATCGGTGAACCTGATATTGAAGGAAATCGTGTGTTATTCTTTAATTTGAACGGTCAACGAAGAGAAATCACCGTCAAAGATACGTCGATCGTCAGTGCGGTAAAAACTAGACGAAAAGCAGAACCAACCAATCGCGAACAAATCGGTGCGACGATGTCCGGTTCAGTTTTAGACGTCTTGGTGAAAAAAGGCGATACGGTCAAAAGAGGCGATACATTGATGGTTACTGAAGCAATGAAGATGGAAACGGCCATTGAAGCACCATTTGATGGAGAAATCGCACATCTCTATGTTGTTGCTGGCGATCCCATTGCCTCAGGAGATCTATTGATCGAAGTTACAGAAAAATAA
- a CDS encoding ComE operon protein 2 has protein sequence MRNERIPWDQYFMAQAVLLSLRSTCTRLEVGATLVREKRIIAGGYNGAVSGDVHCIDEGCYVVNGHCLRTIHAEMNALLQCAKLGVPTEGSEIYVTHFPCLACTKALLQAGIRKIHYLHDYRNDPYAQSLITQLGASVHQVNLDMKYFAKLQQESTGELD, from the coding sequence ATGAGAAATGAACGAATTCCTTGGGATCAGTATTTTATGGCACAAGCCGTGTTATTATCATTAAGAAGTACATGTACACGATTAGAAGTAGGTGCCACATTAGTTAGAGAGAAACGAATCATTGCGGGTGGTTATAACGGCGCAGTGAGTGGGGATGTTCATTGTATCGACGAAGGTTGCTATGTCGTGAATGGTCACTGTTTACGAACGATCCATGCAGAAATGAATGCGTTACTCCAATGTGCAAAACTTGGAGTTCCTACAGAAGGGTCAGAGATCTATGTCACCCATTTTCCATGTTTGGCATGTACAAAAGCATTGCTTCAAGCAGGAATCAGGAAAATCCACTACTTGCATGATTATCGCAATGACCCTTATGCACAGTCATTGATTACCCAATTAGGTGCATCCGTCCATCAAGTCAATTTAGATATGAAATATTTTGCTAAACTTCAACAAGAGTCAACAGGAGAACTTGATTAA